The following are encoded together in the Parabacteroides chongii genome:
- a CDS encoding toprim domain-containing protein, with the protein MERTEIDAMRQIPLADFLARLGHEPVRRSGNELWYRAPYRNERTPSFRVNVAKQLWYDFGTGKGGDIFTLAGEFIGSNDFMEQVKFIAETANMPMPVPEVSKPTFLPKRSEPAFEGMETAPLLHSPLTDYLAERGIPYGIASRYCCRLNYRVRGKRYFAVGFPNVAGGFEIRSRFFKGSVPPKDVSLVKMESSQADVCSVFEGFMDFLSAVTLGLETGDCLVLNSVANVEKAMRYLDGYGRIDCYLDRDEAGRRTLEMLKGHYGERVCDRSALYDGCKDLNEYLQLTTKKEMNNNL; encoded by the coding sequence ATGGAACGGACGGAAATCGACGCCATGAGGCAGATACCCCTTGCGGACTTCCTCGCACGGTTAGGACATGAGCCTGTCCGAAGAAGCGGCAACGAGTTGTGGTATCGTGCGCCATACCGCAATGAGCGCACGCCCTCTTTCCGTGTGAACGTGGCAAAACAGCTTTGGTACGACTTCGGAACGGGCAAGGGCGGTGACATCTTCACGCTTGCCGGGGAGTTTATCGGAAGCAACGACTTCATGGAACAAGTGAAGTTCATAGCGGAAACCGCCAATATGCCTATGCCTGTTCCCGAAGTGAGTAAACCGACTTTCCTGCCTAAACGGTCAGAACCTGCCTTTGAGGGTATGGAAACCGCCCCACTGCTTCATTCTCCACTGACGGACTATCTGGCGGAACGTGGCATCCCTTACGGCATTGCATCCCGGTATTGTTGCCGACTGAATTATAGAGTGCGTGGCAAGCGGTATTTCGCCGTCGGTTTTCCGAACGTAGCGGGCGGCTTTGAAATCCGCAGCCGTTTTTTCAAAGGCAGCGTGCCTCCGAAGGATGTGTCGCTGGTCAAAATGGAAAGTTCTCAGGCTGATGTGTGCAGCGTGTTCGAGGGCTTCATGGACTTTCTTTCCGCCGTCACGCTCGGATTGGAAACGGGCGACTGCCTTGTGCTGAACTCCGTCGCCAATGTGGAAAAGGCTATGAGGTATCTGGACGGTTACGGGCGCATAGACTGTTACCTCGACCGTGACGAAGCCGGACGGCGGACGTTGGAAATGCTGAAAGGACACTATGGGGAACGTGTCTGTGACCGTTCCGCCCTCTATGACGGTTGCAAGGACTTGAACGAGTATCTGCAACTGACAACGAAAAAAGAAATGAACAATAACTTATAA
- a CDS encoding glycoside hydrolase family protein, with product MMRVFMAILCSLLTVCSVSARDSRHEGTDGQAAIYRLPPFERAVRCTKYFEGWHSEKHHPYVGYGHRLQPGERYSARTMTKRQADALLRKDLRKFCAMFRQFGKDSLLLATLAYNVGPYRLLGSGKIPKSTLIRKLEAGDRNIYREYIAFCNYKGKRHAMLLKRRKAEFALLYVP from the coding sequence ATGATGCGTGTATTCATGGCTATCCTCTGTTCGCTTCTGACGGTCTGTTCCGTGTCCGCACGGGACAGCCGCCATGAGGGAACGGACGGGCAGGCGGCTATCTACCGGCTGCCACCATTCGAGAGGGCAGTACGATGCACGAAGTATTTTGAGGGCTGGCATTCGGAAAAACATCACCCGTATGTAGGATATGGACATCGGTTGCAGCCGGGCGAAAGGTATTCGGCACGCACCATGACGAAGCGGCAGGCGGACGCGCTTCTGCGGAAAGACCTGCGGAAGTTCTGCGCGATGTTCCGGCAGTTCGGGAAGGATTCGCTCTTGCTTGCCACGCTCGCCTACAATGTCGGTCCGTACCGTCTGTTGGGAAGCGGAAAGATACCCAAAAGCACGCTGATCCGAAAGTTGGAGGCAGGCGATAGGAACATCTATCGGGAGTATATCGCTTTCTGCAACTACAAGGGTAAACGTCATGCCATGCTGCTCAAACGGAGAAAGGCGGAGTTTGCGCTACTGTATGTACCATAA
- a CDS encoding PcfJ domain-containing protein → MKPRTQIQQEVARLSKRLPRLTATQKAYAFRHCFKHYAIKRADGTNICTECGHSWKSDHDLADTLCGCTCPHCGMSLEALRTRKSVFSENEYFSIVTTSKQYQVIRFFFVKSRYKAGQAAEYSIYEVVQRWISPDGKTTTVARLRGMSMLYYDQWSEYSDMEVRKNNRLHAYDIAPMCTYPRQRFIPELKRNGFNGDYHNTLPYDLFTAILSDSRAETLLKAGQYAMLRHYIRSSFDMGRYWASVKICIRNGYTISDGSVWCDTIDLLRHFGKDTNSPKYVCPADLKAEHDKLVRKRNLQRERERTEQQRQKAIEDEKNYLKAKGIFFGLVFSDSLICIKVIESVEEMVEEGRMMHHCVGGYHNKANSLILSATIDGKRIETIEVSLKTLKVVQSRGVCNSNTEYHDRIIRLVEDNTELIRQRMNAA, encoded by the coding sequence ATGAAACCGAGAACACAGATACAGCAGGAAGTCGCACGGCTGAGCAAGCGACTACCGAGATTGACCGCCACGCAAAAGGCATACGCTTTCCGCCATTGCTTCAAGCATTACGCAATCAAGAGAGCGGACGGCACGAACATCTGCACTGAGTGCGGACATTCGTGGAAGAGCGACCACGACCTTGCGGACACCCTTTGCGGATGTACCTGCCCCCATTGCGGTATGTCATTGGAAGCGTTGCGCACCCGAAAGAGCGTTTTCAGCGAAAACGAATACTTCTCCATCGTCACCACCAGCAAGCAATACCAAGTGATACGCTTCTTCTTCGTCAAGTCCCGATACAAGGCAGGGCAGGCAGCCGAGTATTCCATTTATGAAGTGGTGCAGAGGTGGATTTCGCCCGATGGAAAGACAACGACCGTTGCCCGACTGCGTGGAATGTCAATGTTGTATTATGACCAATGGTCTGAATACAGCGACATGGAGGTACGCAAGAACAACAGGCTTCACGCATACGATATAGCACCTATGTGTACCTATCCCCGACAGCGTTTCATCCCCGAACTGAAACGCAACGGCTTCAATGGGGACTATCACAACACACTGCCGTATGACCTTTTCACGGCTATCCTTTCCGACAGCCGAGCCGAAACACTCTTGAAAGCAGGGCAATATGCCATGTTGCGGCATTATATCCGTAGTTCCTTTGATATGGGACGGTATTGGGCATCCGTCAAGATTTGCATCCGCAACGGTTACACCATTTCGGACGGCTCCGTATGGTGCGACACCATTGACCTCCTGCGTCATTTTGGCAAGGACACGAACAGCCCGAAATACGTCTGCCCTGCCGACCTCAAAGCGGAACACGATAAGTTGGTGAGAAAACGCAACCTGCAAAGGGAGCGTGAGCGGACGGAACAGCAACGGCAAAAGGCGATTGAAGACGAGAAGAACTATCTGAAAGCCAAAGGCATCTTCTTCGGACTTGTGTTCTCTGACAGCCTTATCTGCATCAAGGTCATAGAGAGCGTTGAGGAAATGGTAGAGGAAGGACGGATGATGCACCATTGTGTGGGCGGTTATCATAACAAGGCAAACTCCCTTATCCTATCCGCCACCATTGACGGCAAACGGATTGAAACGATAGAAGTGTCACTGAAAACGCTGAAAGTGGTACAGAGCAGAGGGGTATGCAATTCCAATACCGAGTACCATGACCGCATCATCCGGCTTGTGGAGGACAATACCGAACTTATCCGTCAGCGGATGAACGCAGCATAA
- the traN gene encoding conjugative transposon protein TraN, producing the protein MRKVIIMFALAMGIVTANAQENVTVGTDNGSEPTNEARAEASSLDYALQGGGRQSQQPTLTKEVYPQKEADGDLYHGLTKKLTFDRMVPPHGLEVTYDKTVHVIFPSEVRYVDLGSPDLIAGKADGAENVIRVKATVRNFPNETNMSVITEDGSFYTFNVKYAAEPLLLNVEMCDFIHDGEKVNRPNNAQEIYLKELGSESPMLVRLIMKSIHKQNKREVKHIGCKRFGIQYLLKGIYTHNGLLYFHTEIKNQSNVPFDVDYVTWKIVDKKVAKRTAVQEQIILPLRAQNYATLVPGKKSERTVFTMAKFTIPDDKCIVVELNEKNGGRHQSFVIENEDLVRANTINELQVR; encoded by the coding sequence ATGAGAAAAGTAATCATCATGTTTGCCCTCGCTATGGGCATCGTAACTGCCAACGCGCAGGAGAACGTAACCGTTGGAACGGACAATGGAAGTGAACCGACGAACGAAGCGAGAGCAGAGGCAAGCTCGCTTGACTATGCCTTGCAAGGAGGAGGAAGGCAAAGCCAACAACCGACCTTGACAAAGGAGGTCTATCCGCAGAAGGAGGCGGACGGCGACCTGTATCACGGGCTGACAAAGAAGCTGACCTTCGACCGCATGGTTCCCCCGCACGGTTTGGAAGTGACCTACGACAAGACCGTCCACGTCATTTTCCCCTCGGAAGTGCGTTATGTCGATTTAGGCTCGCCCGACCTGATTGCGGGCAAAGCCGACGGAGCGGAGAACGTCATCCGCGTGAAAGCTACCGTGAGGAACTTCCCGAACGAAACCAATATGTCCGTTATAACGGAGGACGGTAGTTTCTATACCTTCAACGTGAAATATGCAGCCGAACCGCTGCTGCTCAACGTGGAGATGTGCGACTTCATCCATGACGGCGAGAAGGTAAACCGCCCGAACAACGCGCAGGAAATCTATCTGAAGGAACTGGGTAGCGAAAGCCCGATGCTGGTGCGCCTTATCATGAAGTCCATCCACAAGCAGAACAAGCGCGAGGTGAAGCACATCGGCTGCAAGCGATTCGGCATCCAGTACCTGCTTAAAGGTATCTACACGCATAACGGTTTGCTCTATTTCCATACGGAGATAAAGAACCAGAGCAACGTGCCTTTCGATGTGGACTACGTCACATGGAAAATCGTGGACAAGAAGGTGGCGAAGCGTACCGCCGTGCAGGAGCAGATCATCTTGCCGCTCCGTGCGCAGAATTACGCCACGCTCGTGCCGGGCAAGAAGAGCGAGCGCACGGTATTCACGATGGCGAAGTTCACCATCCCCGATGACAAATGCATCGTGGTGGAACTCAACGAGAAGAACGGAGGTCGCCACCAGTCTTTCGTGATTGAAAACGAGGACTTGGTACGTGCCAATACCATCAACGAACTTCAAGTGCGCTGA
- the traM gene encoding conjugative transposon protein TraM — protein MEQTKNEPKNENKAAPDNGKPKNRRQAESHQACLNGQGAKEEGKAKERKPLTEAQRLKRQKMIVLPAMVLVFIGAMWLIFAPSSDKEQQPGTGGYNIEMPDADKANRQIIGDKAKAYEQGAMEERQENRSRAMQELGDMFDREVAETDSGRDFDLANPGGTEENVKSAPKTIQSSAAAYRDLNATLGNFYEQPKNDNAEMDELLERIASLESELESEKGKVSAMDDQVALMEKSYELAAKYMGGQNGTQPPVGQAAEPCPVQKTGKNTAAPVRLVAHQVVSSLSQPMSNAEFVASFSQERNRSFNTAVGVTTVSDKNTISACVYGAQSVTDGQAVKLRLLEPMAVADKIIPRNAVVVGTAKIQGERLDIEITSLEYAGTIIPVELEVYDTDGQPGIFIPNSMEMNAVREVAANMGGSLGSSINISTNAGAQLASDLGKGLIQGTSQYIAKKMRTVKVHLKAGYKVMLYQDRN, from the coding sequence ATGGAACAGACGAAGAATGAACCTAAAAACGAGAACAAGGCGGCTCCCGACAACGGGAAACCGAAGAACCGACGCCAAGCCGAGAGCCATCAAGCCTGCTTGAATGGCCAAGGCGCGAAGGAGGAAGGCAAAGCCAAGGAGCGCAAGCCGCTGACCGAAGCCCAAAGGCTGAAACGTCAGAAAATGATAGTGCTGCCCGCTATGGTGCTGGTATTCATCGGGGCGATGTGGCTGATATTCGCCCCATCTTCCGACAAGGAGCAGCAACCGGGGACGGGAGGTTACAACATCGAAATGCCCGACGCAGACAAGGCGAACCGTCAGATTATCGGCGACAAGGCGAAAGCATACGAACAGGGGGCGATGGAGGAACGGCAGGAGAACCGCAGCCGCGCCATGCAGGAACTGGGCGATATGTTCGACCGCGAGGTGGCGGAAACGGACAGCGGCAGGGACTTCGACCTTGCCAATCCCGGAGGAACGGAAGAGAACGTGAAGTCCGCACCGAAGACCATCCAATCCTCCGCAGCCGCCTACCGCGACCTCAATGCCACGCTCGGCAACTTCTATGAGCAACCGAAGAACGACAATGCGGAAATGGATGAACTGTTGGAGCGTATCGCCTCGCTGGAATCGGAATTGGAAAGCGAGAAAGGCAAGGTGTCCGCTATGGATGACCAAGTGGCACTCATGGAGAAGTCCTATGAACTGGCGGCAAAGTACATGGGCGGACAGAACGGCACACAGCCACCTGTCGGACAGGCGGCAGAGCCTTGCCCCGTGCAGAAAACCGGAAAGAACACGGCTGCACCTGTCAGGCTGGTGGCGCATCAGGTTGTATCCTCGCTCTCACAGCCGATGAGCAACGCCGAGTTTGTCGCCTCCTTCTCGCAAGAGCGTAACCGCAGTTTCAATACGGCGGTGGGCGTCACGACCGTATCGGACAAAAACACCATATCGGCGTGCGTTTATGGGGCGCAGAGTGTGACGGACGGGCAGGCTGTCAAGCTCCGTCTGTTGGAGCCGATGGCGGTAGCGGACAAAATCATCCCCCGTAATGCGGTGGTGGTAGGCACGGCAAAGATTCAGGGCGAACGGCTTGATATTGAAATCACGTCGCTGGAATATGCTGGTACGATTATCCCGGTAGAGCTGGAGGTGTATGACACGGACGGGCAGCCCGGTATCTTCATTCCGAACTCTATGGAAATGAATGCCGTTAGGGAGGTTGCCGCCAACATGGGCGGATCGCTGGGCAGCAGCATCAATATATCCACCAACGCAGGGGCACAGCTCGCCTCCGACTTGGGCAAGGGGCTGATACAAGGCACGAGCCAGTATATCGCCAAGAAGATGCGTACCGTCAAAGTGCATCTGAAAGCCGGGTACAAGGTCATGCTCTATCAGGACAGAAATTGA
- the metK gene encoding methionine adenosyltransferase has protein sequence MIFDNLDKYTTESVLQGHPDKICDQISDALLDAFLMQDCNAHTAIECLGSGNNLIVAGEISTQNKRVDIEKIVNDVYQSIGYCEKLNILNFLTSQSRQLNDAVMNGGAGDQGIVYGYAINNQYNYLPYGVYLSNLIAKEIDTYRKSVDYLLPDGKVQVTISENNLEQLIINVQHKENIHPDFIENEIKQKVLTQLIDCINVDIQINRKSKFYKGGFVNDTGLTGRKIMIDTYGGLVTHGGGAFSGKDPSKIDRSAAYMARFVAKNIVANGLEKECKIAVAYLFGEEQPTMLNVSTDKESNSTKLKQFILSKFDFRPNAIIELLKLKNPIYQPTSIYGHFSNPNYNWEQIISL, from the coding sequence ATGATATTCGATAATTTAGACAAATATACAACAGAAAGTGTATTACAAGGACATCCCGATAAAATATGCGACCAAATAAGTGATGCTCTTTTGGATGCTTTCTTGATGCAAGATTGTAATGCCCATACAGCAATAGAATGCTTGGGAAGTGGTAATAATTTAATTGTTGCTGGAGAAATTAGTACTCAAAATAAAAGGGTTGATATTGAGAAAATTGTCAATGATGTATATCAATCCATAGGCTATTGTGAAAAATTAAACATACTGAACTTTTTGACTTCACAATCAAGACAACTAAATGATGCTGTTATGAACGGTGGAGCTGGCGACCAAGGTATTGTGTATGGTTATGCTATAAACAATCAATATAATTATCTTCCGTATGGTGTATATTTATCTAATTTAATAGCCAAAGAGATTGATACGTATAGAAAGAGCGTAGATTATCTCCTCCCTGATGGGAAAGTACAAGTCACAATTAGCGAAAATAATCTTGAACAATTGATAATCAATGTACAGCATAAGGAGAATATTCATCCAGATTTCATTGAAAATGAAATAAAACAGAAGGTTTTAACTCAACTGATTGATTGTATAAATGTAGATATTCAGATAAATAGGAAATCAAAATTTTATAAAGGTGGGTTTGTTAACGATACAGGATTAACTGGTCGTAAAATAATGATAGACACTTATGGCGGTTTGGTAACACATGGCGGAGGTGCTTTTTCTGGAAAGGATCCGAGCAAAATAGATAGAAGTGCTGCTTACATGGCTCGATTTGTTGCAAAAAACATAGTCGCAAACGGATTAGAAAAAGAATGCAAAATAGCAGTGGCTTATTTGTTTGGAGAAGAACAGCCTACCATGCTAAATGTTTCCACAGACAAAGAATCCAATTCTACAAAATTGAAACAATTTATTCTATCAAAATTCGATTTTAGACCTAATGCAATAATTGAGTTGTTAAAATTAAAGAATCCTATATATCAACCAACTTCTATATACGGACATTTCTCTAATCCTAATTACAATTGGGAACAAATCATATCTTTATAA
- a CDS encoding PcfK-like family protein: MKTTDHFKRTIQMYLEQRAAEDALFAKNYRNPAKNIDDCVTYILNYVQKSGCNGFTDGEIYGQAVHYYDENEIEVGKPIQCQIAVNHVVELTTEEKAEARQKALRQYQEEEVRKLQNRNKPRTATKATTQEVQQPSLFDLGL; the protein is encoded by the coding sequence ATGAAAACGACAGACCATTTCAAGAGAACGATACAGATGTATTTGGAGCAACGTGCAGCGGAAGATGCGCTCTTTGCGAAGAACTACCGCAACCCTGCCAAGAACATAGATGACTGCGTGACCTACATTCTGAACTATGTGCAGAAAAGCGGTTGCAACGGCTTCACGGACGGGGAGATATACGGACAAGCCGTACACTACTATGACGAGAACGAGATAGAGGTGGGCAAGCCTATCCAGTGTCAGATAGCCGTGAACCACGTGGTGGAACTCACCACAGAGGAAAAGGCGGAGGCACGTCAGAAGGCTCTCCGACAATATCAAGAGGAGGAAGTCCGCAAGTTGCAGAACCGCAACAAGCCGAGAACCGCCACCAAAGCGACCACCCAAGAAGTACAACAACCCTCATTATTTGATTTAGGCTTATGA
- a CDS encoding Cof-type HAD-IIB family hydrolase: MKYKLLVLDLDGTLTNSKKEITPYTRDTLIKAQEQGLHLVLASGRPTYGIVPLTQTLEMERFGGFILSFNGGKVIEVKTGKVFYEQALPPDMMPLLYQRSHEAGLTILSYNGKYILTENKEDKYVKYESFLTKMKVKETDNFLRDLQLPADKCLIVGEPEDLVPLEEGLRQEVGARINVYRSEAFYLEVVPKGIDKAASLARLLERVRIKKEEVIAIGDGYNDLTMIQFAGLGVAMANAQPPVKANADQVTRYTNDEDGVAHFIDDLMKA, from the coding sequence ATGAAATACAAGTTATTAGTCCTCGATCTGGACGGAACATTGACAAACAGTAAAAAGGAAATAACTCCCTATACCCGGGATACACTGATAAAAGCGCAGGAACAAGGTCTCCACCTCGTTTTGGCTTCGGGACGTCCGACCTACGGAATCGTTCCGCTGACCCAGACACTGGAGATGGAACGGTTCGGCGGCTTCATTCTTTCTTTCAACGGAGGCAAAGTGATCGAAGTAAAAACCGGCAAGGTTTTCTACGAACAGGCATTGCCGCCGGACATGATGCCGTTGCTGTACCAACGTTCGCACGAAGCCGGATTGACCATCCTTTCCTACAACGGAAAATATATCCTGACGGAAAACAAGGAAGACAAATATGTCAAATACGAATCTTTCCTTACTAAAATGAAAGTAAAAGAGACGGATAATTTCCTACGCGACCTGCAGTTGCCTGCCGATAAATGTCTGATCGTTGGCGAGCCCGAAGACCTGGTTCCGCTGGAAGAAGGATTACGCCAGGAAGTCGGGGCACGTATCAATGTGTACCGCTCGGAAGCCTTTTATCTGGAAGTCGTACCCAAAGGAATAGACAAAGCAGCCTCCCTGGCTCGCCTTTTGGAACGTGTCCGTATAAAAAAGGAAGAAGTCATCGCCATCGGAGACGGATATAATGACCTTACAATGATCCAATTTGCAGGTCTCGGAGTCGCAATGGCAAACGCCCAGCCACCCGTAAAAGCAAACGCTGACCAGGTTACTCGATATACGAATGATGAAGACGGGGTTGCACATTTCATTGACGATTTAATGAAAGCGTAA
- a CDS encoding conjugal transfer protein TraO, giving the protein MRKYIAIIIASLALCTGQAHAQRCLPKMQGIEVRANMADGFNPGGNDGGYSFGAALSTYTKKGNKWVFGGEYLLKNNPYKDGKIPVAQFTAEGGYYFKILSDARKIVFVYAGASALAGYESVNWGEKVLHDGSTLHDRDAFIYGGALTLDMELYVADRIALLANLRERCLWGGDTRKFHTQWGVGIKFIIN; this is encoded by the coding sequence ATGAGAAAGTACATCGCAATAATCATCGCGTCGCTTGCCCTGTGTACGGGGCAAGCGCACGCCCAGCGATGCCTGCCGAAGATGCAGGGCATCGAGGTCAGGGCGAATATGGCGGACGGCTTCAATCCCGGCGGCAACGACGGCGGATACAGTTTCGGGGCGGCTCTTTCCACCTACACGAAAAAGGGGAACAAATGGGTGTTCGGTGGCGAATACCTGTTGAAGAACAACCCTTACAAGGACGGGAAAATACCCGTGGCGCAGTTCACGGCGGAGGGCGGATACTACTTCAAAATACTTTCCGATGCCCGAAAAATCGTGTTCGTCTATGCAGGGGCTTCGGCTCTTGCCGGATATGAATCAGTGAACTGGGGCGAGAAGGTGCTGCATGACGGCTCCACGCTCCATGACCGGGACGCCTTCATCTACGGTGGTGCGCTGACGCTCGATATGGAGCTTTACGTGGCTGACCGTATTGCTCTGCTTGCCAATCTCCGGGAGCGTTGCCTGTGGGGTGGCGACACGAGGAAGTTTCATACGCAGTGGGGCGTGGGCATCAAGTTTATCATTAACTAA
- a CDS encoding DUF6956 domain-containing protein, with protein MPSHTGQVADGKKRKGGQAMNEAGYQTLIVKFGKPITELDGIFDDAEAWGVETLKGWIEDYESSRFTAIDSHTAVITSEYNMECVKTWLERNTPIAEKTEF; from the coding sequence GTGCCGAGCCACACGGGACAAGTGGCTGACGGCAAAAAGAGGAAAGGAGGACAAGCAATGAACGAAGCAGGCTACCAAACGCTGATAGTCAAGTTCGGCAAGCCTATCACGGAATTGGACGGCATCTTTGACGATGCCGAAGCGTGGGGAGTGGAAACCCTTAAAGGGTGGATAGAGGACTATGAGAGCAGTCGGTTTACCGCCATTGACAGCCACACGGCAGTCATAACGAGCGAGTACAATATGGAGTGTGTGAAAACATGGTTGGAACGGAACACACCAATAGCCGAGAAAACAGAATTTTGA
- a CDS encoding DUF3873 domain-containing protein: MSTRMTINGVSTCTKAGTEKYEKFQTGIGRRKRTLVQYDYRHTDGELFSCVKPTLDECRATRDKWLTAKRGKEDKQ, translated from the coding sequence ATGAGTACACGGATGACCATCAACGGAGTAAGCACCTGCACGAAAGCAGGGACAGAGAAATACGAGAAGTTCCAAACAGGCATCGGCAGACGCAAGCGGACACTTGTGCAATACGACTACCGCCACACGGACGGGGAATTGTTCTCTTGTGTGAAACCCACGTTGGACGAGTGCCGAGCCACACGGGACAAGTGGCTGACGGCAAAAAGAGGAAAGGAGGACAAGCAATGA
- a CDS encoding DUF3872 domain-containing protein — MNILNNKNKRISIFKALALCLFAAVSLTLISCDDDMDIQQSYPFTVETMPVPNKVTKGQTVEIRCELKKTGDFANTLYTIRYFQFEGEGTLKMDNGITFLPNDRYLLENEKFRLYYTADGEEAHNFIVVVEDNFGNSYELEFDFNNRNVKDDGVITVVPIGNFKPLTR, encoded by the coding sequence ATGAACATACTGAACAACAAGAACAAGAGAATATCAATCTTCAAGGCGTTGGCACTCTGCCTGTTCGCCGCCGTGTCGCTCACGCTTATTTCGTGTGACGACGATATGGACATCCAGCAATCCTATCCTTTCACGGTGGAAACTATGCCTGTGCCGAACAAAGTGACGAAGGGACAGACGGTTGAAATACGCTGTGAGCTGAAAAAGACGGGCGACTTCGCCAATACCCTCTATACTATCCGGTATTTCCAGTTCGAGGGAGAAGGAACGCTGAAAATGGACAACGGTATCACGTTCCTGCCCAATGACCGCTACCTGCTCGAAAACGAGAAGTTCCGGCTGTACTACACGGCGGATGGTGAGGAGGCGCACAACTTCATCGTGGTAGTGGAGGACAATTTCGGCAACTCCTATGAGTTGGAATTTGACTTCAACAACCGAAACGTGAAGGATGACGGGGTTATCACTGTTGTCCCCATCGGGAACTTCAAGCCCCTTACACGATGA